From a region of the Thiomicrorhabdus sp. genome:
- a CDS encoding ammonium transporter — MEGNFLQLSYALDTFYFLMSAVLVMWMAAGFAMLEAGLVRSKNTVEILTKNALLYSVACTMYLIIGYNVMYPADAISAYLPNLSFLLGADNTVEAVLAGGDDAPYYSGMSDFIFQAVFAAATMSIVSGAVAERMKLWPFLVFAVVMTSFIYPMEGYWKWGGGWLDQLGFQDFAGSVVVHMAGAAAALAAVIMVGARKGKYGPKGEVQPIPGANLPMATLGMFILWMGWFGFNGGSELMVSNVDEANAVAKIFVNTNAAAATGMIAAALLSKFMFGKTDLTMVLNGALAGLVSITAEPLAPTPGLAMIIGAVGGVIVVLSVVFMDKLKLDDPVGAISVHGTAGIWGIFAVLFSNSDATFIGQLVGTVATFAWMFITSMIVLFIIKKTVGLRPTEEEEQEGMDWEECGMEAYPEFTQK; from the coding sequence ATGGAAGGAAATTTTTTACAACTATCCTATGCATTGGATACGTTTTATTTTTTAATGAGTGCCGTGCTAGTTATGTGGATGGCGGCTGGTTTTGCAATGCTGGAAGCAGGTTTAGTTCGTAGTAAAAACACAGTTGAAATCTTAACTAAAAACGCATTGTTATACAGTGTTGCTTGCACTATGTACTTAATCATTGGTTACAACGTAATGTACCCTGCCGACGCAATAAGTGCTTACCTACCAAACTTAAGTTTTTTATTAGGTGCTGACAATACAGTAGAAGCTGTTTTAGCTGGTGGAGATGATGCTCCTTACTATTCAGGTATGTCTGATTTTATTTTCCAAGCTGTATTCGCAGCAGCGACCATGTCTATTGTGTCAGGTGCGGTTGCTGAGAGAATGAAACTATGGCCTTTCTTAGTGTTTGCAGTTGTTATGACTTCATTTATTTATCCTATGGAAGGATACTGGAAATGGGGTGGTGGTTGGTTAGACCAATTAGGCTTCCAAGATTTTGCAGGTTCTGTTGTGGTTCACATGGCGGGTGCTGCTGCTGCATTAGCTGCTGTCATTATGGTGGGTGCACGTAAAGGTAAATACGGACCAAAAGGTGAAGTTCAACCGATTCCTGGAGCGAACTTACCAATGGCTACTTTAGGTATGTTTATTTTATGGATGGGCTGGTTTGGATTTAACGGTGGTTCTGAGCTTATGGTTTCAAACGTTGATGAAGCCAATGCTGTAGCAAAAATCTTTGTAAACACTAATGCCGCTGCTGCAACGGGGATGATTGCTGCTGCCCTTCTAAGTAAATTTATGTTTGGTAAAACAGATTTAACAATGGTTTTAAACGGTGCTTTAGCAGGCCTGGTATCTATTACTGCCGAACCTCTTGCCCCTACACCAGGCTTAGCCATGATTATTGGTGCTGTTGGTGGTGTGATCGTAGTGTTATCTGTGGTATTCATGGACAAGCTTAAATTAGATGATCCAGTTGGTGCAATCTCTGTTCACGGTACTGCTGGTATCTGGGGTATCTTCGCTGTATTGTTTAGTAACTCTGATGCAACATTCATTGGACAATTAGTCGGTACAGTTGCTACATTTGCTTGGATGTTTATTACTTCAATGATTGTCTTGTTTATTATTAAGAAAACAGTTGGACTTCGTCCTACGGAAGAAGAAGAACAAGAAGGTATGGATTGGGAAGAATGCGGTATGGAAGCTTACCCAGAATTTACACAAAAGTAA
- a CDS encoding P-II family nitrogen regulator: MKLIKAIINPYKLDNVREAISSLGEFGLTVTEAKGYGRQKGHQEIYRGSEYQISFVPKVLLEIAVPDDVLESIIEAIVNNAKTGKTGDGKIFVLPLEEAVRVRTSETGDAAL; the protein is encoded by the coding sequence ATGAAATTAATTAAAGCGATCATAAATCCTTATAAGCTTGATAACGTACGCGAAGCTATATCTTCATTAGGAGAGTTTGGTCTTACTGTTACAGAAGCTAAAGGTTATGGTCGCCAAAAAGGTCATCAAGAAATTTACCGAGGATCAGAGTATCAAATCTCATTTGTTCCAAAGGTTTTACTAGAAATAGCCGTGCCAGATGATGTTTTAGAGAGCATTATTGAGGCTATTGTCAACAATGCAAAAACAGGCAAAACAGGAGATGGAAAAATTTTTGTTTTGCCATTAGAAGAAGCTGTACGGGTTCGTACCTCAGAAACTGGTGATGCAGCATTATAG
- a CDS encoding FMN-binding glutamate synthase family protein encodes MTDKQPGLKESATFSRDVINEIQRAADTGIYDIRGFGAKRKVPHFDDLLFLGASMSRYPLEGYREKCGTDVTLGTRFAKKPIKLDTVVTIAGMSFGALSANAKEALGRGANIAGTSTTSGDGGMTPEERKTSKTLVYQYLPSRYGMNPDDLRKADAIEVVLGQGAKPGGGGMLLGQKISDRVAYMRNLPKGIDQRSACRHPDWTGPDDLAIKIQELREITDWEVPIYIKIGATRTYYDVKLAVKAGADVIVLDGMQGGTAATQDVFIEHVGIPTMAALPQAVRALQEMGMHRKVQLIVSGGIRSGADVAKCMALGADAVAIGTAALVALGCNHPKWDEEYKKIGSAAGYYDDYHEGKCPAGISTQDEGLAARLDPEDAGRRLANYLHVLTLEAQTLARACGKSHLHNLEPEDLVALNVEAAAMAGVPLAGTDWIPGKKGYS; translated from the coding sequence ATGACTGATAAACAACCAGGTTTGAAAGAATCGGCCACTTTTAGCCGAGATGTTATTAATGAAATTCAACGTGCTGCAGATACCGGAATTTATGATATCCGTGGATTTGGTGCCAAAAGAAAAGTACCGCATTTTGATGATCTTCTATTTTTAGGTGCAAGTATGTCACGTTACCCATTAGAAGGGTATCGTGAAAAATGTGGAACGGATGTTACTTTAGGAACCCGTTTTGCCAAAAAGCCTATCAAATTAGATACTGTTGTAACGATTGCAGGTATGAGTTTTGGTGCTTTATCGGCCAATGCCAAAGAGGCATTGGGTCGTGGAGCAAACATTGCAGGTACTTCAACCACTTCTGGTGATGGTGGTATGACACCTGAAGAGCGTAAAACCTCTAAAACCTTGGTGTATCAGTATCTACCTTCTCGCTACGGCATGAATCCAGATGATTTACGTAAAGCCGATGCGATTGAAGTTGTACTTGGACAAGGTGCTAAACCAGGTGGGGGCGGTATGCTTTTGGGTCAAAAGATTTCAGACCGAGTTGCTTATATGCGAAACCTACCAAAAGGGATTGATCAGCGAAGTGCTTGTCGTCACCCAGATTGGACTGGCCCAGATGACTTGGCCATTAAAATTCAAGAATTACGTGAAATCACAGATTGGGAAGTACCTATCTATATCAAAATCGGTGCGACACGTACTTATTATGATGTGAAACTTGCCGTAAAAGCAGGGGCAGATGTTATTGTCTTGGATGGTATGCAAGGTGGTACAGCTGCAACGCAAGATGTGTTTATTGAACACGTTGGTATTCCTACTATGGCGGCACTTCCGCAAGCGGTACGTGCATTACAAGAAATGGGTATGCACCGTAAAGTACAATTAATTGTTTCTGGTGGTATTCGTAGTGGTGCCGATGTCGCTAAATGTATGGCATTAGGAGCAGATGCGGTAGCCATTGGTACAGCAGCACTTGTCGCTCTAGGTTGTAACCATCCTAAATGGGATGAAGAGTACAAAAAAATTGGTTCTGCGGCAGGTTATTACGACGATTATCATGAAGGCAAGTGTCCAGCTGGTATATCAACGCAGGATGAAGGTTTGGCTGCTCGTTTGGATCCAGAAGATGCTGGACGACGTTTAGCAAATTATCTACACGTTCTAACCTTAGAGGCTCAAACTTTAGCAAGAGCTTGTGGTAAATCGCATCTACATAATTTAGAGCCAGAAGACTTGGTGGCTTTAAATGTAGAAGCAGCTGCCATGGCTGGTGTTCCACTCGCTGGTACGGATTGGATTCCAGGTAAAAAAGGGTATTCATAA
- a CDS encoding XRE family transcriptional regulator, with amino-acid sequence MIPKQPQSLDLHIGKTINKARKKQSLTIADIAEQSGISRGMLSKIENGQVSPSLDSLLKIARALGIPISALFKEFDNEESQAQLIRSNERLEVVRRGTKVGHTYHLLAYDNGPNKAFEPFLISLDNKSEVFPTFSHEGTVFMYLLEGEMIYRHGKKNYHMKPGDSLTYDAKVSHGPEELIEVPIRFLNIIIYNQPAP; translated from the coding sequence ATGATTCCTAAACAACCACAAAGCTTAGACCTGCATATTGGTAAAACAATCAATAAAGCCAGAAAAAAACAGAGTCTTACTATTGCTGATATAGCTGAACAATCAGGCATTAGTAGAGGAATGTTAAGTAAAATTGAAAATGGTCAAGTCTCGCCTAGTTTAGATTCTCTTCTCAAAATCGCGAGAGCACTTGGAATTCCTATATCTGCATTATTCAAAGAGTTTGATAATGAAGAAAGCCAAGCACAATTAATACGATCCAATGAAAGATTGGAAGTGGTTCGTCGTGGAACTAAAGTAGGCCACACTTATCACCTATTAGCTTATGACAATGGACCTAATAAAGCTTTTGAACCCTTTCTTATCTCTTTGGACAATAAAAGTGAGGTTTTTCCTACATTTAGTCACGAAGGTACGGTTTTTATGTACCTTCTTGAAGGCGAGATGATTTATCGTCACGGCAAAAAAAACTACCATATGAAACCCGGTGACTCTCTAACTTACGATGCTAAAGTTTCACACGGTCCTGAAGAATTGATTGAAGTACCTATACGATTTCTAAACATCATAATCTACAATCAGCCTGCACCATAA
- a CDS encoding type 1 glutamine amidotransferase encodes MKVLIVKHAVFEKEGNMAAWLQKKQADVVYLNLYESTVFPDPKTFDLIVLLGGPMSVNDEEEYPWLVAEKRFVKEALLLDMPILGICLGGQLIANALGAPVTLNKETEIGWHTISNSTSNSTSNKRIFQFPEQMPIFNWHGETFALPTGAESIMKSQACENQGFQYGGKVIGLQCHPEVTPEIIQDWIDEIGEQMVQGEFVHTPEQMFVDVENKVAQAQIQLENMLDFITIKK; translated from the coding sequence GTGAAGGTTCTTATCGTTAAACATGCCGTTTTTGAAAAAGAAGGGAATATGGCAGCTTGGCTGCAAAAAAAACAAGCTGATGTTGTGTATCTTAATTTATACGAATCTACTGTTTTTCCTGACCCTAAAACATTTGATTTAATTGTTTTATTGGGTGGCCCAATGAGTGTAAATGATGAGGAGGAGTATCCATGGTTGGTTGCGGAAAAACGATTTGTCAAAGAAGCTTTATTGTTAGATATGCCTATCTTAGGTATTTGTTTGGGGGGTCAACTTATCGCTAATGCATTGGGTGCACCTGTAACCTTAAATAAAGAGACTGAAATTGGTTGGCATACTATTTCAAACAGTACATCAAATAGCACTTCAAACAAAAGAATATTTCAGTTTCCTGAGCAAATGCCAATTTTTAACTGGCATGGAGAAACTTTTGCTTTACCTACTGGAGCAGAATCTATAATGAAAAGTCAGGCCTGTGAAAATCAAGGTTTTCAGTATGGTGGGAAAGTTATTGGGTTGCAATGTCATCCTGAAGTGACACCTGAAATTATTCAAGACTGGATTGACGAAATAGGTGAACAGATGGTTCAAGGTGAGTTTGTTCACACCCCAGAACAAATGTTTGTTGATGTAGAGAATAAAGTGGCACAAGCACAAATACAGCTTGAAAATATGCTCGATTTTATTACGATAAAAAAGTAA
- a CDS encoding protein glxC gives MKFNLKEQSVRELNQALHNLPESSTETVLVEGISGDHNLCVGLNAPVNIEMQGHAGYYCAGMNKHATVTINGNVGQGVAENMMSGKVHVKGNASQSAAATAHGGLLVVDGDAAARCGISMKGVNIVVKGSVGHMSAFMGQSGCMVVCGDAGEALGDSLYEAHLYVKGKVASLGADCIEKEMRPEHIEELQALLNEAGSDEKPEDFTRYGSARQLYTFKVDNASAY, from the coding sequence ATGAAATTCAATCTAAAAGAACAAAGTGTAAGAGAGTTAAATCAAGCACTTCATAATTTGCCTGAATCTTCTACTGAAACTGTTTTAGTTGAAGGAATCAGTGGTGATCATAATTTATGTGTGGGCCTTAATGCACCAGTAAATATTGAGATGCAAGGTCATGCAGGCTACTACTGTGCGGGCATGAATAAACATGCAACAGTTACGATTAATGGAAACGTTGGGCAAGGCGTTGCAGAAAATATGATGTCAGGAAAGGTTCATGTAAAAGGTAATGCAAGTCAGTCTGCTGCCGCAACAGCACATGGTGGATTACTGGTTGTTGATGGTGATGCCGCAGCTCGTTGTGGAATTTCCATGAAGGGTGTCAATATTGTTGTTAAAGGTTCTGTTGGCCATATGAGTGCTTTTATGGGTCAATCAGGTTGTATGGTGGTTTGTGGTGATGCGGGCGAAGCTTTGGGTGACTCTCTTTATGAGGCTCACCTGTATGTAAAAGGCAAAGTCGCTTCTTTAGGTGCAGACTGTATTGAAAAAGAGATGAGGCCTGAGCATATTGAAGAACTCCAAGCCTTATTAAATGAAGCAGGTTCTGATGAAAAACCAGAAGACTTTACTCGTTATGGTTCTGCTCGTCAGCTTTATACCTTTAAAGTTGATAATGCCTCGGCGTACTAA
- a CDS encoding glutamine amidotransferase family protein — MCGIVGLYLKNQSLENQLGELFEPMLIAMTDRGPDSAGFAIYGDEVEQGMVKITLQHEDENYPWHNLAGQLEEDFNTSVSVLHNANAAVFKMKGDEALVREAITEYAPDVKIMSVGLSIEILKSIGLPEEIVKKFNLKGMKGSHIIGHTRMATESGVSMEGSHPFTTGMDLCLVHNGSLSNHNRLREELKAKGITFETENDSEVAAGYLTWRLQEGDTVKQALESAIDDLDGFFTFTVGTKDGFAVVRDPIACKPAIIAETDDYVAMASEYHALSTLPGIENAKLWEPDPGKVYYWGKE, encoded by the coding sequence ATGTGCGGAATTGTAGGTTTATACCTTAAAAATCAAAGTTTAGAGAATCAGCTAGGTGAATTGTTTGAACCTATGTTGATTGCTATGACAGACCGTGGTCCAGATAGTGCAGGATTTGCTATTTACGGAGATGAAGTCGAACAAGGTATGGTTAAGATTACTCTTCAACATGAAGATGAAAATTACCCTTGGCACAACTTAGCAGGGCAACTAGAAGAAGATTTTAATACGTCAGTTTCTGTTTTACATAATGCAAATGCCGCTGTATTTAAGATGAAAGGTGATGAAGCTTTAGTTAGAGAAGCTATTACTGAATATGCTCCAGACGTCAAAATTATGAGTGTGGGTTTATCAATTGAAATTTTAAAATCAATCGGTTTGCCAGAAGAAATTGTTAAGAAATTTAATTTAAAAGGAATGAAAGGTTCTCACATTATTGGCCATACCCGAATGGCTACTGAAAGTGGTGTAAGTATGGAAGGGTCTCACCCTTTTACAACGGGGATGGACTTATGTTTAGTGCATAACGGCTCTCTTTCAAACCACAACCGTTTAAGGGAAGAATTAAAAGCCAAAGGCATAACTTTTGAAACAGAAAACGATTCTGAAGTTGCTGCTGGATACCTGACTTGGAGATTACAAGAAGGCGATACCGTTAAGCAAGCGTTAGAAAGTGCCATTGATGATTTAGACGGTTTCTTTACCTTCACAGTTGGTACTAAAGACGGTTTTGCAGTAGTTAGAGATCCTATTGCTTGTAAGCCAGCGATTATTGCAGAGACAGATGATTACGTTGCAATGGCTTCTGAATACCATGCGTTATCTACATTACCAGGTATCGAGAACGCCAAACTTTGGGAGCCTGATCCAGGCAAAGTGTATTACTGGGGTAAAGAGTAA
- a CDS encoding MYG1 family protein: MLVTHSGRFHADEVFAISMVLMVEKRQITRTRDEEIIKQADIVLDVGAEYNPETLRFDHHQNSFTEERDNGIPFATAGLIWRHYAKRIFNIKGLKGDYEVAFATQWVDDKLIADIDAVDNGMYLDDPRPSVSQIIAMMNESSDEPEKQEIAFNKAIEFTTEILNNFIKAAIKEAEVVVELEEYAKTVENGILVLDKNLPFKDFITSHPEIKRVVYPRSEEQFGVYCNGQENHLPQRFRGLRDTELNEVTGLTDTIFCHKSGFMSVSLSLESALFMANSQ, encoded by the coding sequence ATGCTTGTTACTCACTCAGGTCGCTTTCATGCCGACGAAGTCTTTGCCATATCAATGGTGCTAATGGTTGAAAAGCGTCAAATTACTCGAACTAGAGACGAGGAGATTATTAAACAAGCCGATATCGTTTTGGATGTTGGTGCTGAATACAATCCAGAAACATTACGTTTTGACCATCACCAAAATAGTTTTACTGAAGAACGTGACAACGGAATCCCATTTGCTACAGCAGGCCTAATTTGGCGACATTACGCCAAACGCATTTTTAATATAAAAGGGTTAAAAGGTGATTATGAAGTTGCTTTTGCAACCCAATGGGTAGATGACAAACTGATTGCCGATATTGATGCCGTAGATAATGGCATGTATTTAGATGACCCTCGCCCATCAGTTTCTCAAATTATTGCGATGATGAACGAATCTTCTGACGAGCCTGAGAAACAAGAAATTGCTTTTAATAAAGCCATAGAGTTTACTACTGAGATACTCAATAATTTTATCAAGGCGGCGATAAAAGAGGCTGAAGTCGTAGTGGAATTAGAAGAGTATGCTAAAACAGTTGAAAACGGTATTTTAGTATTAGACAAAAACTTACCTTTTAAAGATTTCATTACCTCACATCCAGAAATAAAACGCGTCGTTTACCCAAGAAGTGAAGAGCAATTTGGTGTGTACTGTAATGGCCAAGAAAATCACTTACCTCAAAGGTTTAGAGGTTTAAGAGATACTGAACTGAATGAAGTAACCGGTTTAACTGACACTATTTTTTGCCATAAATCAGGTTTTATGTCAGTAAGCCTTAGCTTAGAAAGTGCCCTTTTTATGGCCAATAGCCAATAA
- the folD gene encoding bifunctional methylenetetrahydrofolate dehydrogenase/methenyltetrahydrofolate cyclohydrolase FolD — protein MSAQIIDGKLVSQAIRERVKDAVDMRQSQGLRAPGLAVILIGEDPASAIYVNNKKRACEQAGLVSKAWHWPDSTTQTELLNLIEQLNDDSSVDGILVQLPLPEHIDTETVIEAIHPDKDVDGFHPYNIGRLTVRMPTLRPCTPFGCMSLLNHYGLSAKGKHAVIVGASNIVGRPMSLELLLAGATTTVCHRFTEDLKVHVGMADILVTAVGKPNFIPADWIKPGAIILDVGINRLEDGSLTGDVDKNAINVAGHVTPVPGGVGPMTIATLLENTLKSCERRQGF, from the coding sequence ATGTCTGCACAAATAATTGACGGTAAACTTGTTTCTCAAGCGATTAGAGAAAGGGTCAAAGATGCTGTTGATATGCGTCAATCTCAGGGGTTAAGAGCTCCTGGGCTTGCTGTTATATTAATTGGTGAAGATCCAGCCTCAGCCATTTATGTAAATAATAAAAAGAGGGCTTGCGAGCAAGCAGGTTTGGTCTCAAAAGCTTGGCATTGGCCTGATTCAACCACACAAACGGAACTATTGAATTTAATTGAACAATTGAATGATGATTCCTCCGTAGATGGTATTTTAGTTCAACTGCCTTTACCTGAACACATTGATACTGAAACGGTAATTGAAGCCATTCATCCTGACAAAGATGTAGATGGTTTTCACCCATATAACATTGGTCGGTTAACGGTACGCATGCCAACACTAAGGCCTTGTACACCTTTTGGTTGTATGAGTTTGCTCAATCATTATGGTTTATCTGCTAAAGGTAAGCATGCGGTGATTGTAGGAGCATCAAATATTGTTGGTCGTCCGATGTCTTTAGAGCTTTTGTTAGCAGGGGCCACCACAACGGTTTGCCATCGTTTTACTGAAGATCTAAAAGTACATGTGGGTATGGCAGATATACTTGTCACAGCCGTTGGAAAGCCTAATTTTATTCCAGCAGACTGGATTAAACCAGGAGCAATTATATTGGACGTTGGTATCAACCGTTTAGAAGATGGTTCTCTAACGGGAGATGTTGATAAAAATGCGATCAATGTGGCAGGACACGTAACTCCTGTTCCAGGTGGTGTTGGTCCTATGACAATTGCTACTTTGCTAGAAAATACTCTTAAGTCATGTGAGCGACGTCAAGGGTTTTAA
- a CDS encoding GNAT family N-acetyltransferase — translation MKIRPAECKDIPDMIQLLKVLFEIEVDFEFSPEKHHAGLSAVIQDQNCGAFVALSDNEKLVGMCTAQWVISTATGQKSAWMEDLIVANKYRGNGVGHQLIEAIQRWAIEQGCNRIQLVYDLANQPAIEFYEKRNFNHTKLGVFTKPL, via the coding sequence ATGAAAATTAGACCAGCTGAATGCAAAGACATACCAGACATGATTCAGTTACTAAAAGTTTTATTTGAAATAGAAGTTGATTTTGAATTTTCACCAGAGAAACACCACGCTGGATTATCCGCTGTTATTCAAGACCAAAATTGCGGTGCTTTTGTCGCTTTAAGCGACAATGAAAAACTGGTTGGGATGTGTACAGCACAATGGGTAATCTCTACCGCAACAGGACAAAAATCGGCCTGGATGGAAGACTTAATTGTTGCTAATAAATACCGTGGTAATGGTGTAGGACACCAATTAATCGAAGCCATACAGAGGTGGGCAATAGAACAAGGTTGCAATAGAATACAGCTGGTATATGACTTGGCTAACCAACCTGCGATTGAGTTTTACGAAAAACGGAACTTTAATCACACTAAATTGGGAGTTTTTACCAAACCTTTGTAG
- the glnT gene encoding type III glutamate--ammonia ligase, whose amino-acid sequence MTLEEAKKLLKDNEVKFILAQFVDIHGVAKTKSVPVHCLEDIVKSGAGFAGFAVWGLGLEPHQSDYIAKADLSTLSLVPWQPGYARVSCTGYVDGEPYAFDSRHIMLKQIERLSAKGWTLNTGIEPEFNLLKKDETGQMVPFDESDTLQKPCYDYKGMSRSRHFLDKFVDSLQQVGFDVYQIDHEDANGQFEINYTYSDAKTSADRITFVKMAGSEIANEMGMTCSFMPKPNSNRTGNGFHYHLSMTDESGTNLFADESDENDLGLSEMAYHFMGGLIHHAKALCAFSAPTVNSYKRLVVGRSLSGATWAPAFISYGDNNRTAMVRIPRGRLEFRLPDSGSNSYLVTAAIIAAGLDGIEKKLDPGTPKNINHYALSLEEIADLGIETLPQSLGEAVTALENSTVFHEQLGEDFVKEFIDIKRMEWVEYQRHVSDWEINRYADFF is encoded by the coding sequence ATGACTTTAGAAGAAGCAAAAAAATTACTTAAAGACAATGAAGTTAAATTTATTTTAGCCCAGTTTGTCGATATTCATGGCGTAGCTAAAACTAAATCTGTTCCTGTTCACTGTCTAGAAGATATTGTGAAAAGTGGTGCAGGTTTTGCAGGTTTTGCAGTTTGGGGATTAGGGTTAGAACCTCATCAAAGTGATTATATTGCCAAAGCTGATTTAAGCACATTATCTCTAGTGCCTTGGCAGCCTGGTTATGCTCGAGTTTCTTGTACAGGCTATGTAGATGGCGAGCCTTATGCATTTGATTCACGTCATATCATGTTAAAACAAATTGAAAGATTAAGTGCTAAAGGTTGGACGCTTAATACTGGTATCGAACCAGAATTTAACCTGTTAAAGAAAGATGAAACAGGGCAAATGGTTCCATTTGATGAATCAGATACTTTGCAGAAGCCATGTTATGACTATAAAGGGATGTCTCGTTCACGTCACTTTTTAGACAAATTTGTTGATTCGTTACAGCAAGTTGGTTTTGACGTTTATCAAATTGATCATGAAGATGCCAATGGCCAGTTTGAAATTAACTACACCTATAGCGATGCTAAAACATCGGCTGACAGAATTACCTTTGTAAAAATGGCAGGTAGTGAAATTGCCAATGAAATGGGAATGACCTGTTCATTTATGCCTAAACCAAATTCTAATCGAACAGGAAATGGCTTTCATTACCATCTCTCTATGACCGATGAGAGCGGCACAAACTTATTTGCAGATGAAAGTGATGAAAACGATCTTGGATTATCAGAAATGGCGTACCACTTTATGGGTGGGCTTATTCACCATGCTAAAGCTCTGTGTGCATTTTCAGCTCCTACCGTTAACTCATATAAACGACTTGTAGTTGGGCGTTCATTGTCTGGTGCTACATGGGCACCTGCGTTCATTAGTTATGGTGATAACAACCGAACTGCAATGGTGCGAATTCCACGCGGCCGTTTAGAGTTTAGACTTCCAGATTCTGGTTCAAATAGCTATTTAGTTACTGCTGCAATTATTGCTGCAGGATTAGACGGAATTGAGAAAAAGTTAGATCCAGGTACACCTAAAAATATCAATCACTACGCATTGTCATTAGAAGAAATTGCTGATTTAGGGATTGAAACTTTACCACAGTCATTAGGTGAAGCCGTAACAGCTCTAGAAAACAGCACGGTGTTCCATGAACAGCTTGGTGAAGACTTTGTTAAAGAATTTATTGATATAAAACGCATGGAATGGGTTGAATACCAGAGACATGTTTCAGATTGGGAAATTAACCGTTATGCGGATTTCTTTTAA